From Staphylococcus delphini, one genomic window encodes:
- a CDS encoding esterase family protein: protein MTTFNPGEVTVTHLQSDYLEREITLSVYLPKDYSDLYKSKVIFCFDGRDFLSYGQLHRVYEKLRKNGEVERAIIVGLHYQDVKMRRMEFHPEGEKAAQTVQAVANEIFPWIDRNFATYKVGHARILLGDSLAGSIALLTALSYPRVMSQVGLLSPHYDDIVKMIFERCQFKSELNIWHAVGEEEIDFKLPTSGERADFLTPNRTLKDLFESKQMTFYYEELQGGHNWKTWQKALPKMLTYFLGNSL from the coding sequence ATGACTACATTTAATCCAGGTGAAGTAACGGTCACACATCTACAAAGCGACTACTTAGAGCGAGAAATTACATTATCAGTCTATTTGCCGAAAGATTATTCTGATTTATATAAATCGAAAGTAATTTTTTGTTTTGATGGTCGTGACTTTCTAAGTTATGGTCAACTTCATCGTGTATATGAAAAATTAAGAAAAAATGGGGAAGTCGAACGGGCCATCATCGTCGGACTGCATTATCAAGATGTGAAGATGCGTCGAATGGAGTTCCATCCAGAAGGGGAAAAGGCTGCACAAACGGTTCAAGCGGTTGCCAATGAAATCTTTCCTTGGATTGATCGAAATTTTGCGACATATAAGGTCGGTCACGCAAGAATTTTACTAGGTGATAGTTTGGCCGGGAGTATTGCACTGTTAACTGCACTATCTTATCCACGTGTCATGAGTCAAGTCGGCTTATTAAGTCCACATTATGATGACATTGTGAAAATGATATTCGAACGTTGTCAGTTTAAATCTGAATTAAACATTTGGCATGCAGTAGGTGAAGAAGAGATTGATTTCAAATTGCCGACAAGTGGTGAACGTGCCGATTTCTTAACACCCAATCGTACATTGAAAGATTTATTTGAATCGAAACAAATGACCTTTTACTACGAAGAATTACAGGGTGGACACAATTGGAAAACTTGGCAGAAAGCATTGCCAAAAATGTTAACATACTTTTTAGGTAACTCGTTATAA
- the cozEa gene encoding lipoteichoic acid biosynthesis protein CozEa, giving the protein MTNKVWFRTGVALLLLFLIIKLFLDVNHIFMPIIIIIQSIILPLLLSGFLFYICLPFQKMLEKRHLPRWASITIILLALTAMMAAVIGVIGPVIATQIENLIHQIPFIQRETERLINFALDQRDRLPDQVTEKINDIVSYLSQMASDLLSNSLNIISSIVSTLFLLILVPFFLIYMLKDHERFIPAVANIFNGERKIFIVNLLKDLNQTLMSYIQGQVTVSLILGAILYIGYSIIGLEYTMLLVMFAIVANMIPFLGPWMAFLPAGILGLIQSPTTFIWVCVITLIAQQLEGNVITPNVMGKSLNIHPLTIIIVILASGSLGGFTLILVAVPLYAVLKTIVRNVFKYRHQIMHKAHSDVDDKGML; this is encoded by the coding sequence ATGACAAATAAAGTGTGGTTCCGAACGGGTGTAGCCCTACTACTTTTATTTTTAATCATCAAATTATTTTTAGATGTTAACCACATATTTATGCCAATCATTATTATCATTCAATCTATTATATTACCTTTATTGCTGAGTGGTTTTTTATTTTACATCTGTTTGCCATTCCAAAAAATGCTCGAGAAGCGTCATCTGCCGAGATGGGCAAGTATTACGATTATCTTACTTGCATTAACAGCAATGATGGCGGCAGTTATTGGTGTGATTGGACCGGTTATTGCCACGCAAATCGAGAATTTAATCCATCAAATTCCATTTATTCAACGTGAAACTGAACGTTTAATTAATTTTGCACTCGATCAACGCGATCGCTTACCTGATCAAGTGACAGAAAAAATTAACGACATCGTGTCTTATTTAAGTCAGATGGCTTCAGACCTGTTGTCTAACTCGCTTAACATTATTTCAAGTATTGTGTCGACATTGTTCTTATTGATTTTAGTACCATTCTTCTTGATTTACATGTTAAAAGACCACGAACGTTTTATTCCAGCTGTCGCAAATATTTTTAATGGCGAACGTAAAATTTTCATCGTTAACTTATTAAAAGATTTAAACCAAACGCTGATGTCATACATTCAAGGTCAAGTGACAGTGAGTTTAATTCTTGGGGCTATTTTATATATTGGTTATTCGATTATCGGGTTAGAGTACACAATGCTCTTAGTCATGTTTGCGATTGTAGCGAATATGATTCCGTTTTTAGGTCCTTGGATGGCGTTCTTACCAGCCGGTATTTTAGGCTTAATTCAAAGTCCAACCACGTTCATTTGGGTCTGTGTCATTACTTTGATTGCGCAACAACTAGAAGGTAACGTCATTACACCTAACGTCATGGGTAAATCACTAAACATTCACCCACTCACGATTATCATTGTGATTTTAGCTTCAGGTAGTTTAGGTGGCTTTACACTGATTTTAGTCGCAGTACCCCTTTATGCTGTACTTAAAACTATCGTACGTAATGTGTTCAAGTACCGTCATCAAATTATGCATAAAGCCCACAGTGACGTCGATGATAAAGGAATGCTTTAA
- the mgtE gene encoding magnesium transporter, translating into MVNDNEQILLGDEELFNKALLDDFIAKGDIDGFREEFLALHSYEQSEYFEVSDDDVRQKMYRFLSPEEVSEFFENLEIDEEDYEALFETMNATYASQVLEQMSYDNAVDILNQLSKKKIASLLMLMNREEAKEIKALLHYDEDTAGGIMTTEYISLTINTPVHEALMRVKDQAPDAETIYVIFVVDEDKKLVGVISLRDLIIAENDAYIEDIMSERVISANVADDQEDVAQTMRDYDFIAMPVVDYQNHLLGIITIDDIVDVMDEEASEDYSRLAGVSDIDSTDDTIFQTALKRLPWLLILTVLGMITASILGSFQETLEKVALLAAFIPIISGMSGNSGTQSLAVSVRNISTGDIKEKSKIKLALRESGSGFLTGITCAISLSLIIMLLYGQPFLALIVGTSLTIAMTVGTTIGSVIPLVINRLGIDPAVASGPFITTINDIVSMLIYFGLATTFMSYLT; encoded by the coding sequence GTGGTGAACGACAATGAACAAATCTTGTTAGGTGACGAAGAACTGTTCAACAAAGCTTTGTTAGATGATTTCATCGCGAAAGGGGATATTGACGGCTTTCGTGAAGAGTTTTTAGCATTGCACTCATATGAACAAAGCGAATATTTCGAAGTCAGTGACGATGATGTCCGTCAAAAAATGTATCGATTTTTATCTCCAGAAGAAGTTTCGGAGTTCTTTGAGAATTTAGAGATTGATGAGGAAGATTACGAAGCATTATTTGAAACGATGAATGCGACTTATGCGAGTCAAGTGCTCGAGCAGATGTCTTACGATAATGCGGTCGATATTTTAAACCAGCTTTCGAAAAAGAAAATCGCGAGTTTATTAATGTTGATGAACCGCGAAGAAGCGAAAGAAATTAAAGCATTACTCCATTATGACGAAGATACAGCCGGCGGTATCATGACGACGGAGTATATTTCACTCACGATTAATACACCAGTACATGAAGCGTTAATGCGTGTGAAAGATCAAGCGCCAGACGCCGAAACCATTTATGTGATTTTCGTCGTGGATGAAGATAAAAAACTGGTCGGGGTTATTTCATTAAGGGATTTAATTATTGCCGAAAATGATGCGTACATTGAAGATATTATGAGCGAACGTGTCATTAGTGCCAATGTCGCTGATGACCAAGAAGATGTTGCGCAAACGATGAGAGACTATGACTTTATCGCGATGCCGGTTGTAGATTACCAAAATCATCTGTTAGGGATTATTACGATTGACGATATCGTCGACGTTATGGATGAAGAGGCAAGCGAAGACTACTCTCGTTTAGCCGGGGTATCGGATATCGACTCAACTGATGATACGATCTTCCAAACCGCCTTAAAACGTTTGCCGTGGTTACTCATTTTGACCGTATTAGGTATGATTACAGCATCCATTTTAGGCTCATTTCAAGAAACGTTAGAAAAAGTGGCGCTATTAGCTGCATTTATTCCAATTATTAGCGGGATGTCCGGAAATTCAGGCACCCAGTCGCTTGCCGTATCTGTTCGTAATATTTCAACAGGTGATATTAAAGAAAAAAGTAAGATTAAACTTGCATTACGTGAATCAGGCAGTGGCTTTTTGACAGGAATTACCTGTGCAATAAGTTTAAGTTTGATTATTATGTTGTTGTACGGTCAACCTTTTCTTGCATTGATTGTAGGGACAAGTCTGACAATCGCGATGACAGTAGGGACAACGATTGGTTCTGTCATTCCACTTGTGATCAATCGTTTAGGTATTGACCCTGCTGTTGCGAGTGGTCCGTTTATTACAACGATTAATGATATTGTTAGTATGTTGATTTATTTCGGATTAGCTACGACTTTTATGTCATATTTAACTTGA
- a CDS encoding restriction endonuclease subunit S: MTDLKRNVPELRFPEFESEWEEKKLGELCTFSNGINAKKEQYGHGRKFINVLDILNKNYITYNEIIGKVAVSKEVEHRNKVEYGDLLFLRSSETREEVGTSNVYLDNTFALYGGFVIRGKKVANYDPMFIKNLLNTSKIRNMISASSGGSTRYNVNQEILKKLKLKFTGINEQQKIGEFFSKLDRQIELEEEKLALLVEQKKGYMQKIFSQELRFKDDNGEEYPEWEEHKLGEVYKVTMGQSPKSINYTDDHSYPVLVQGNADLYKGNIYPRIYTKETTKLVKDGDILLTVRAPVGEVGIAQFEACIGRGVCSIEGDKFIYYHLEYFNLQSKWQKLSQGSTFESISGSEVRNVEVSIPSASEREKISRYFTKIDQLIKRHSQKIDLLKQRKKGFLQKMFV, translated from the coding sequence ATGACTGATTTAAAGAGAAATGTCCCAGAGTTACGATTTCCTGAGTTTGAAAGTGAGTGGGAAGAGAAGAAGTTGGGAGAATTATGTACTTTTAGTAATGGAATTAATGCTAAAAAAGAACAATATGGTCATGGACGTAAATTTATAAATGTGTTAGATATTCTAAATAAAAATTATATAACTTATAATGAAATAATTGGGAAAGTAGCTGTATCTAAAGAAGTTGAACACCGGAACAAGGTGGAATATGGTGATCTATTATTTTTAAGGAGCTCAGAAACAAGAGAAGAGGTAGGAACAAGTAATGTCTATTTAGATAATACGTTTGCTCTCTATGGTGGATTTGTTATTAGAGGAAAAAAAGTAGCTAACTATGACCCAATGTTTATTAAAAATCTGCTAAATACTTCTAAAATCAGAAATATGATTAGTGCCTCTTCTGGTGGAAGTACTAGATATAACGTAAACCAAGAAATATTAAAAAAATTGAAGTTAAAATTTACTGGAATAAATGAACAACAAAAAATTGGCGAGTTCTTCAGTAAACTTGACCGTCAAATTGAGTTAGAGGAAGAAAAATTAGCTTTGTTGGTAGAACAGAAAAAAGGCTATATGCAAAAGATTTTCTCACAAGAACTTCGGTTTAAAGATGACAATGGAGAAGAGTATCCGGAGTGGGAGGAGCATAAGTTAGGGGAAGTATACAAAGTGACAATGGGGCAAAGTCCCAAAAGTATTAATTATACAGATGATCATAGCTATCCTGTTTTAGTACAAGGAAATGCAGATTTATATAAAGGTAATATTTATCCTAGAATATATACGAAAGAAACTACAAAATTAGTGAAAGACGGAGATATATTGCTAACTGTAAGAGCGCCAGTAGGAGAAGTAGGGATAGCTCAATTTGAAGCATGTATAGGCCGGGGTGTCTGCTCAATAGAAGGAGATAAGTTTATTTATTACCATCTAGAATATTTTAACCTTCAAAGTAAATGGCAAAAGTTATCTCAGGGTAGTACATTTGAATCTATTTCAGGAAGCGAAGTTAGAAATGTTGAAGTATCTATACCAAGTGCAAGTGAGAGAGAAAAGATAAGTCGTTATTTCACCAAAATCGATCAGTTAATTAAACGACATAGTCAAAAAATTGACTTACTTAAACAGCGTAAGAAAGGCTTCTTACAAAAGATGTTCGTATAA
- a CDS encoding 2'-5' RNA ligase family protein: MILGLALIPSKDFQSEVNAYRKRYDKHYTMIQPHITIKSNFEIDEKDLDQVKAEIEKRLEGAQQAEVYVSKASNFAPITNVIYFKVEKNAALEDLFNRFDGEDFYGKSEHAFVPHFTIAQGLTSQEFEDIYGQVHLAGIDHKETIDTLSLMRFKEDVKEWEEIATFSL; the protein is encoded by the coding sequence ATGATTTTAGGATTAGCGTTAATTCCGTCAAAAGATTTCCAAAGCGAGGTCAACGCTTATCGTAAACGTTATGATAAGCACTACACAATGATTCAACCTCATATTACGATTAAAAGTAATTTTGAAATTGATGAAAAAGACCTTGATCAAGTTAAAGCTGAAATAGAAAAGCGTTTAGAAGGGGCACAACAAGCAGAGGTTTACGTATCAAAAGCATCAAACTTTGCACCTATTACAAACGTTATTTATTTTAAAGTTGAGAAAAATGCAGCATTAGAAGATTTATTCAACCGCTTTGATGGCGAAGATTTTTACGGTAAATCAGAACACGCATTTGTACCACACTTTACGATTGCACAAGGTTTAACAAGCCAAGAGTTTGAAGATATTTATGGTCAAGTGCATTTAGCAGGCATTGATCATAAGGAAACGATTGATACATTATCATTAATGCGTTTTAAAGAAGATGTAAAAGAATGGGAAGAAATCGCTACTTTTTCATTATAA
- a CDS encoding monovalent cation:proton antiporter family protein, with translation MGFVSLVVVIVAAMMTPILIHRLKISFLPVVVAEILMGIIIGNSFLNLVHRDEMLNILSTLGFIFLMFLSGLEIDFSAFKKDKGKKKKDEEQQSPSHFKLALSVFMLIMILSVILAYAFQWLGLIDDVLLMIIIISTISLGVVVPTLKEMNLMSTTIGQLILLVAVLADLATMLLLTAYGALHASGGGTIWLIGILVVFTIVFYFLGGLFKKAPFLEKLMAGTTQIGIRAVFALIILLVALAEGVGAEHILGAFLAGVVVSLLGPTQDLVEKLDSFGYGFFIPIFFIMVGVDLDIPSLISDPKVLLIIPVLIIAFIISKLIPVMLLKKWFDMKTTIASAFLLTSTLSLVIAAAKIAEKLGTISEEISGILILSAVITCVFVPIVFKKLIPIPDEMQRSIKVGMIGKNQLSIPIAQGLRSQLYEISLYYRKDLSDHRVLSDDITMIEITDYHSDILERLGLYDSDIVVCSTNDDEINRRVALMAKEHGVERVICRLETNDESQELSSQGIELFSNFQSNQILLKGMIETPNMLNLLSNVETSLYEIGMYNYAFDHMQLRHFPFGGDIIFVRIIRNNESIVPHGDTQLQYGDRLIVTGTKEYVDQLKIELEMF, from the coding sequence ATGGGATTTGTATCGCTTGTCGTCGTCATCGTAGCTGCTATGATGACGCCGATTTTGATTCATAGGTTGAAAATATCATTTTTACCTGTCGTGGTCGCCGAAATTTTAATGGGGATCATCATCGGAAATTCGTTTTTAAACCTCGTTCATCGTGACGAAATGTTAAATATTCTGTCGACGTTAGGCTTTATATTTTTAATGTTTTTAAGTGGTTTGGAAATTGACTTTTCAGCATTTAAAAAGGATAAAGGTAAAAAGAAAAAAGATGAAGAACAACAAAGTCCGAGTCATTTTAAACTCGCATTAAGCGTATTTATGTTGATTATGATTTTGTCGGTGATACTTGCTTACGCCTTTCAATGGCTAGGCTTAATCGATGACGTGCTGCTCATGATTATTATCATTTCAACAATTTCATTAGGTGTTGTAGTTCCAACGTTGAAGGAAATGAACTTAATGAGTACGACGATTGGCCAATTAATTTTGTTAGTTGCGGTATTAGCCGACCTTGCAACGATGCTGTTACTCACTGCTTATGGTGCGTTACATGCTTCAGGTGGTGGCACGATTTGGTTAATCGGTATTTTAGTTGTCTTTACAATTGTGTTCTATTTCTTAGGTGGCTTATTCAAAAAAGCACCATTTTTAGAAAAGTTAATGGCTGGAACGACACAAATTGGGATTCGGGCTGTATTCGCACTCATCATCTTACTTGTTGCGTTAGCTGAAGGTGTCGGTGCGGAACATATTTTAGGTGCCTTTTTAGCAGGTGTTGTCGTGTCATTACTCGGACCCACACAAGATTTGGTTGAAAAGCTCGACTCATTTGGATATGGCTTCTTCATTCCGATATTCTTTATTATGGTTGGTGTGGATTTGGACATTCCATCATTAATTAGTGATCCTAAAGTATTACTCATTATTCCAGTGCTCATCATTGCATTTATTATTTCTAAATTAATTCCTGTTATGCTGCTGAAAAAATGGTTTGATATGAAGACAACGATTGCGTCTGCATTTTTATTAACGTCGACACTCTCACTTGTCATTGCAGCGGCCAAAATTGCTGAAAAACTTGGCACGATCAGTGAAGAAATTTCTGGTATTTTAATTTTGAGTGCTGTCATTACATGTGTCTTTGTGCCGATTGTCTTTAAGAAATTAATTCCGATTCCTGATGAAATGCAACGTTCCATTAAAGTGGGTATGATTGGGAAAAACCAATTGTCGATTCCGATTGCACAGGGATTGCGTTCACAGTTATATGAAATTTCATTGTACTACCGAAAAGACTTATCAGATCATCGCGTATTGTCAGATGACATTACGATGATTGAAATTACAGACTACCATTCAGATATATTGGAGCGGTTAGGTTTGTATGATAGTGATATTGTCGTATGTTCAACTAACGATGATGAAATTAACCGTCGTGTAGCATTAATGGCTAAAGAACACGGTGTCGAACGCGTTATTTGTCGTCTCGAAACGAATGACGAATCTCAAGAACTGAGCAGCCAAGGCATCGAATTGTTCAGTAATTTCCAAAGTAATCAAATTTTATTAAAAGGCATGATTGAGACACCAAACATGCTGAACTTATTAAGCAACGTCGAAACATCATTGTACGAAATTGGTATGTACAATTACGCTTTCGACCATATGCAACTCCGTCATTTCCCATTTGGCGGCGATATTATCTTTGTCCGTATTATTCGAAACAATGAATCAATCGTGCCTCACGGGGATACACAACTCCAATATGGTGACCGATTGATTGTGACAGGAACGAAAGAATACGTCGATCAACTGAAAATAGAATTAGAAATGTTTTAA
- a CDS encoding alanine/glycine:cation symporter family protein, producing MLETIVGWLNDIVWSKPLVYGLLLTGVAFSLMSRFLQVRHFKEMIRLMFQGEKSPTGISSFQAIALSLAGRVGTGNIVGVSTAIFIGGPGAVFWMWATAFLGAGTAFIESALGQIYKQEEDGEYRGGPAYYIEKGIKGKFGKVYGLVFAIVTIISVGLLLPGVQSNAIASSMHNAFGIPAWVIAVVLVVVLALIIFGGVKWIAKVATAVVPFMAIIYILMAIVIIVLNIQEVPALFALIFKSAFGMEAAFGGIIGAMIEIGVKRGLYSNEAGQGTGPHAAAAAEVSHPAKQGLVQAFSVYVDTLFVCTATALIILISGTYNTTDGTVGANGMPGLLKNGEIFVQNADGTKDYSGTAMYAQAGIDKALQGSSYHFDPAFSGFGSYFIAIALFFFAFTTILAYYYIAETNVSFLTNRIAKNQTHLWRNVTRLVLIAATAYGAVKTADIAWAMGDLGVGLMAWLNIIAIWILHKPAMHALKDFERQKKEKGTGKTAIYRPDPKEIPTATFWLEDYPKRLKEEDIQP from the coding sequence ATGTTAGAAACGATTGTGGGATGGCTCAACGATATTGTTTGGAGTAAGCCATTAGTGTATGGTCTTTTACTAACGGGAGTCGCATTTAGTTTAATGAGTCGATTTTTACAGGTCCGTCACTTTAAAGAAATGATTCGTCTCATGTTTCAAGGCGAAAAGTCACCAACTGGGATTTCTAGTTTTCAGGCTATTGCGCTATCATTAGCAGGTCGTGTAGGTACAGGGAATATCGTTGGGGTGTCTACTGCGATTTTCATCGGGGGTCCTGGTGCAGTTTTTTGGATGTGGGCTACTGCATTTTTAGGCGCAGGGACAGCATTTATCGAGTCAGCATTAGGTCAAATTTATAAGCAAGAAGAAGACGGTGAATACCGTGGTGGTCCAGCGTACTATATTGAAAAAGGGATTAAAGGTAAATTTGGGAAAGTTTACGGTTTAGTCTTCGCGATTGTGACGATTATTTCAGTGGGTCTATTGTTGCCAGGTGTTCAGTCGAATGCGATTGCAAGTTCAATGCATAATGCGTTCGGTATTCCTGCGTGGGTGATAGCAGTCGTGCTTGTAGTCGTTTTAGCGCTCATTATTTTTGGTGGCGTAAAATGGATTGCGAAAGTAGCGACGGCAGTTGTTCCGTTTATGGCGATTATTTATATTTTAATGGCGATTGTCATTATCGTACTTAATATTCAAGAAGTGCCAGCATTATTTGCGCTTATCTTCAAATCAGCGTTTGGTATGGAAGCGGCATTCGGTGGTATTATCGGTGCAATGATTGAGATTGGTGTAAAACGTGGTCTATATTCAAACGAAGCAGGTCAAGGTACAGGCCCTCACGCAGCGGCAGCAGCAGAAGTGTCACATCCTGCGAAACAAGGTCTCGTTCAAGCGTTTTCAGTTTACGTGGATACATTATTCGTTTGTACAGCAACAGCACTCATTATTTTAATTTCTGGTACATACAATACGACAGATGGTACTGTTGGTGCGAATGGTATGCCTGGTTTATTGAAAAATGGAGAAATTTTTGTCCAAAACGCAGATGGCACGAAAGATTATTCAGGCACAGCGATGTACGCACAAGCAGGGATTGATAAGGCATTACAAGGTTCAAGCTACCATTTTGATCCAGCTTTCTCAGGATTTGGTTCATACTTTATTGCGATTGCGTTATTCTTCTTTGCTTTTACAACAATTTTAGCGTACTACTATATTGCAGAAACAAATGTGAGTTTCTTAACGAACCGAATTGCTAAAAATCAAACACACTTATGGCGTAATGTGACACGTCTCGTCTTAATCGCAGCGACTGCATACGGTGCGGTAAAAACGGCGGATATCGCATGGGCTATGGGGGATTTAGGTGTAGGGTTGATGGCGTGGTTAAACATCATCGCAATTTGGATTTTACACAAACCTGCCATGCATGCATTAAAAGACTTTGAACGTCAGAAGAAAGAAAAAGGGACAGGTAAAACCGCGATTTACCGTCCAGATCCTAAAGAGATTCCAACTGCTACGTTCTGGTTAGAAGATTATCCAAAACGTTTGAAAGAAGAAGATATTCAACCGTAA
- a CDS encoding type I restriction-modification system subunit M, protein MSITEKQRQQQAELHKKLWSIANDLRGNMDASEFRNYILGLIFYRFLSEKAEAEVADALSGEDQTYEEAWADPEYQEDLKAELLDTVGYYIEPQDLFSTMVKEIENQRFDIEHLAQAIRKVETSTLGQDSEEDFIGLFSDMDLSSTRLGNTVKDRTALLSKVMVNLADLPFVHSDMEIDMLGDAYEFLIGRFAANAGKKAGEFYTPQQVSKILAQIVTLGKDKLRNVYDPTCGSGSLLLRVGKETKVYRYYGQERNNTTYNLARMNMLLHNVRYENFDIQNDDTLENPAFLGEKFDAVVANPPYSAKWSADSKFNDDDRFSGYGKLAPKSKADFAFIQHMVHYLDDEGTMAVVLPHGVLFRGAAEGVIRKYLIKEKNTLDAVIGLPANIFYGTSIPTCILVFKKCRKADQDVLFIDASNAFEKGKNQNHLTDEHVEKIMNTYKNRDTIDKYSYAATLQEIEENDYNLNIPRYVDTFEEEAPIDLDQVQQDLAGIDNDIAQVEEEINNYLKELGVVQHD, encoded by the coding sequence ATGTCAATTACAGAAAAACAGCGTCAACAACAAGCTGAATTACATAAAAAATTGTGGTCTATTGCGAATGATTTAAGAGGGAACATGGATGCGAGCGAGTTCCGTAATTATATTTTAGGTTTGATTTTTTATCGCTTCTTGTCCGAAAAAGCAGAGGCAGAAGTGGCGGATGCATTATCAGGCGAAGATCAAACATATGAAGAAGCTTGGGCAGACCCTGAATACCAAGAAGATTTGAAAGCGGAATTGTTAGACACAGTGGGCTACTACATCGAGCCACAAGATTTATTTAGCACCATGGTGAAAGAAATTGAAAACCAACGCTTCGATATCGAACATTTAGCACAAGCGATTCGTAAAGTTGAAACGTCGACACTCGGTCAAGACAGTGAAGAAGACTTTATCGGATTGTTCAGTGATATGGATTTAAGTTCAACACGTCTCGGTAATACAGTGAAAGATCGTACAGCGTTATTAAGTAAAGTGATGGTGAACTTAGCGGACTTGCCATTTGTTCATAGCGATATGGAAATTGACATGTTAGGGGATGCGTACGAATTTTTAATCGGACGTTTTGCGGCAAATGCAGGTAAAAAAGCGGGCGAATTCTATACCCCGCAACAAGTGTCGAAAATTTTAGCGCAAATCGTCACATTAGGAAAAGATAAATTGAGAAATGTATACGACCCAACATGTGGCTCTGGTTCATTATTGTTGCGTGTTGGTAAAGAAACGAAAGTGTACCGTTACTATGGGCAAGAACGTAACAATACGACGTACAACTTAGCACGCATGAACATGTTGTTACACAATGTGCGTTATGAAAACTTCGACATTCAAAACGATGATACGTTGGAAAATCCAGCCTTTTTAGGTGAGAAATTCGACGCCGTGGTTGCCAATCCACCGTACAGTGCGAAATGGTCCGCAGACAGTAAATTCAATGATGACGATCGTTTCAGTGGTTACGGCAAACTCGCACCGAAATCGAAAGCCGACTTTGCTTTTATTCAACATATGGTCCATTATTTAGATGATGAAGGCACAATGGCAGTCGTATTACCACATGGCGTCCTATTCCGTGGTGCCGCAGAAGGTGTTATTCGAAAATATCTCATTAAAGAGAAAAACACTTTAGATGCGGTCATCGGCTTACCGGCGAACATTTTTTACGGCACAAGCATTCCGACATGTATTTTAGTCTTCAAAAAATGTCGTAAAGCCGACCAAGACGTGTTATTTATTGATGCTTCCAACGCATTCGAAAAAGGTAAAAATCAAAACCACCTGACAGACGAACACGTTGAAAAAATCATGAACACATACAAAAACAGAGACACCATTGATAAATACAGTTATGCCGCAACATTACAAGAAATAGAAGAGAATGATTACAATCTCAACATTCCGAGATACGTTGACACGTTTGAAGAGGAAGCACCGATAGACCTCGACCAAGTCCAACAAGACCTCGCCGGCATCGACAACGACATCGCCCAAGTTGAAGAAGAAATCAACAACTATTTGAAAGAACTGGGAGTGGTGCAGCATGACTGA
- the fabI gene encoding enoyl-ACP reductase FabI yields MMNLEGKTFVIMGIANKRSIGFGVAKVLDQLGAKLVFTYRKERSFNELDKLIDQLNQSEKHVYQIDVQSDEEVVNGFEKIGQEVGKIDGVFHSIAFARVEELRGRFSDTSRDGFLLAHDISAYSLTIVAREARKIMNEAGSIVTSSYIGGEFAVPNYNVMGVAKASLEASVKYLAADLGQDNIRVNSISAGPIRTLSARGVGGFTSILKEIEERAPLRRNVDQEEVGKTAAYLLSDFSSGVTGENIHVDAGYHAIR; encoded by the coding sequence GTGATGAATCTTGAAGGTAAAACTTTTGTAATTATGGGGATCGCAAACAAGCGTAGTATTGGTTTCGGTGTAGCAAAAGTATTAGACCAATTAGGCGCAAAATTAGTGTTTACATACAGAAAAGAGAGAAGTTTTAATGAATTAGATAAGTTGATCGATCAACTGAATCAATCTGAAAAGCATGTGTATCAAATCGATGTACAAAGTGATGAAGAGGTTGTCAATGGCTTCGAAAAAATTGGTCAAGAAGTTGGCAAGATTGATGGTGTATTCCATTCTATCGCGTTTGCACGTGTAGAAGAATTAAGAGGTCGTTTCTCAGATACATCACGTGACGGTTTCTTACTTGCACATGACATCAGTGCGTATTCGTTAACGATTGTCGCACGTGAAGCACGTAAAATTATGAATGAAGCGGGTAGTATCGTGACATCATCATACATTGGCGGCGAATTTGCAGTACCGAACTACAATGTAATGGGTGTTGCAAAAGCAAGTCTTGAAGCATCTGTGAAATATTTAGCAGCAGACTTAGGTCAAGATAACATTCGTGTGAATTCGATTTCTGCAGGCCCCATCCGTACATTAAGTGCACGAGGCGTTGGAGGCTTCACAAGCATCTTAAAAGAAATTGAAGAACGCGCGCCTTTAAGACGTAATGTCGATCAAGAAGAAGTCGGGAAAACAGCTGCGTACTTATTAAGTGATTTTTCTTCTGGCGTAACAGGGGAAAATATTCATGTTGACGCAGGTTATCACGCGATTCGATAA